From the Finegoldia magna ATCC 29328 genome, the window TTAACAATTAAAATGGAAATTTCGCCAACTGGGAAAACTCTTGACTATAAATTTTACGAGTCGGTGATTAATTCTGACTATAGATTAATCTACAAAAATGTGTCAGACTTTTTGGAAGACATAGATAATCCTTATGAAGATGAAAAACTCACGGACAATTTACTATTAATGAAAGAATTGTATGAAATTCTAAGTGCTAGAAGAAAAAAGAGAGGTAGCATTGACTTCGACTTTCCAGAAACTAAAATTATTTTAGATGAAAATTCTAAAGTAATAGATGTTACAAAGGATGAGAGAAGAATTGGAAATAAGTTGATTGAAGAATTCATGTTGATTACCAATGAAACTGTAGCAAGCCATTTTGGATATTTGGATAGACCGTTTTTATACAGAGTTCATGAAGAACCTGACGAAGAAAAAGTTAATACTTTTAAAAGAATTTTGTCAAACTTTGGATATCACTTAAAAGGTAAGAATTTGTACTCTAAAGATTACCAAAGAATTTTGAATGAACTAGATGGTAAGCCTGAAAAACCTCTGCTTGCTTCACTTTTGTTAAGATCTATGCAAAAGGCTGAATATAGCGAAAATCCTAGCATTCATTTCGGATTAGCATCTATGTTCTATACGCATTTCACATCTCCAATTAGAAGATACCCGGATTTATTTATTCACAGAATTGTAAAGAATTTTATAAACCATAAACCAGATACTAATAATGAAAAAGAGTTCATGAAATACATCAAAGACATCGCGAAGCAATGTTCAGCAACTGAAAGAAGAGCAGAAGAAGCTGAAAGAGAAGCTATTGATATGAAATCAGCAGAATATATGCAGCAACACATAGATGAGGAATTTGAGGGAATTATTAGTTCACTTACGAAATTTGGAATCTTCGTACAACTTGACAATACTATTGAAGGTTTAGTACAATTTCAATCTATGATAGATGATTATTATGTATTTGACGAAAAAAACTACACGGTTTATGGAGAAAGAACAAAAAAATCATATCATATTGGACAAAAAGTTAGAGTTAAAGTTATAAATAGCGATAAAGACAAGCGTCAAATAGATTTTGAATTTGTAAATTAGAAAAGGAATATAATGAGTGAAATAAAATTATTAGCTAACAATAAAAAAGCACGCCACGAGTATTTTATTGAAGAAGTGTACGAATGTGGAATTGAATTAAAGGGAACTGAAGTAAAATCTATCAAAAAAGGTAAGGTTTCTATTAAGGAAAGTTATTGTATGATAGAAAACTCAGAAGTTTTTGTTTATTCAATGAATGTGAGTCCGTACACAGAAGGAAATATTTTTAATGTGGATAGTTTAAGAAAAAGAAAACTTTTAATGCATAAGTCTGAAATCAGAAAATTAATCGGGAAAACAAAAGAACAAGGTTACACTTTGATACCACTAAGGGTTTATGCAAAAAATGGACTCGTAAAAGTAGAGATAGCTCTTGCGAAAGGTAAAAATTTGTACGATAAGAGAGAAACTTTAAAAAAACGTGATGATTTGAGAAATATGCAAAGAGCAATGAGAAGATAGGAGTAATAATGAGCTTTGACGGAATTGTAACAAAAGCGATAGTAGATGATATAAAAGAAAAATTAATCAATGGGAAAATCAGCAAGGTTAATCAACCAGATAAAAACGAATTGGATTTAATCATCTATAATAACAAACAAAATTATAAACTTCTTATTTCTGCATCCTCGTCTTTACCGAGGATGCATTTTACAAATGAAAATAAGAAAAATCCAATTGAAGCGTACAATTTCTGTATGTTGATGCGAAAATATTTACAAGGAGCAGTTAT encodes:
- the rnr gene encoding ribonuclease R, with product MKIKQKVLNIVNSNDYIPLTFDELSSRLNIEKKDKKIFHKIINELQKDKKILLDKNSNIIPITEQKAYPGTIQGSGSDFCYFIPDDENVDDIFIAKKDLNGAIHKDKVLVTITVEKKPNRSPEGKVLQILSRETKKLVGTFDEAKGYGFVILDDKKYGFDVFVQSGNKNGAKNNDKVVVKLIKTPSKNHKNPEGVIVEVLGGKDDPGIDIYSIAKTFKLPYEFPKKVKQQAKEIEQHVDESEKKSRMDFRDLLTVSIDGSDAKDFDDAISITKKGENFVLYVHIADVSHYVKKNTALDKEAFRRGTSVYMLDRVIPMLPVELSNGICSLNPNEDRLCLTIKMEISPTGKTLDYKFYESVINSDYRLIYKNVSDFLEDIDNPYEDEKLTDNLLLMKELYEILSARRKKRGSIDFDFPETKIILDENSKVIDVTKDERRIGNKLIEEFMLITNETVASHFGYLDRPFLYRVHEEPDEEKVNTFKRILSNFGYHLKGKNLYSKDYQRILNELDGKPEKPLLASLLLRSMQKAEYSENPSIHFGLASMFYTHFTSPIRRYPDLFIHRIVKNFINHKPDTNNEKEFMKYIKDIAKQCSATERRAEEAEREAIDMKSAEYMQQHIDEEFEGIISSLTKFGIFVQLDNTIEGLVQFQSMIDDYYVFDEKNYTVYGERTKKSYHIGQKVRVKVINSDKDKRQIDFEFVN
- the smpB gene encoding SsrA-binding protein SmpB, whose product is MSEIKLLANNKKARHEYFIEEVYECGIELKGTEVKSIKKGKVSIKESYCMIENSEVFVYSMNVSPYTEGNIFNVDSLRKRKLLMHKSEIRKLIGKTKEQGYTLIPLRVYAKNGLVKVEIALAKGKNLYDKRETLKKRDDLRNMQRAMRR